From a region of the Nitrospirota bacterium genome:
- a CDS encoding response regulator: protein MHHPTRAGVAGKPLLIIGDDPDYCELFHEAARRHDDANETNIVHGIESALTFLKAAQTSPHLRLPHLILLNLKQENSRKFIRRFRADPGLASIPVVMMVSSDDPKDINTCYASGANGYVVAPDTLEGLVVLIANLYRHGLGQKQ from the coding sequence ATGCACCACCCTACCCGCGCAGGCGTTGCAGGCAAGCCTCTTTTGATCATCGGAGATGATCCGGACTACTGTGAACTGTTCCACGAAGCTGCTCGGCGACATGATGACGCAAATGAAACGAACATCGTGCATGGCATAGAATCCGCGTTGACGTTTCTAAAAGCCGCTCAAACCTCGCCCCATCTCAGACTGCCGCATCTGATTCTTCTGAATCTGAAACAGGAAAACAGCCGTAAGTTTATACGTCGATTCCGCGCAGATCCCGGCCTGGCTTCCATTCCGGTGGTCATGATGGTCTCCTCTGATGATCCGAAAGACATCAACACCTGTTATGCAAGCGGAGCAAACGGATACGTCGTCGCACCGGACACACTCGAAGGACTTGTCGTCCTGATCGCGAATCTTTACCGCCACGGGCTCGGCCAGAAACAATAA
- a CDS encoding efflux RND transporter permease subunit, translated as MVRASLKNPYAVVAISLIIVILGVVSYQKMVVDIFPEINLPVVAVVTFYKGMGPSEIEGAITLRLEQLYLQASYIEHIESRSLPGVSLIKIYFQPSYDVNAAVAEITSLTYSTLRYLPQGVFPPIIVKFGATSLPIADLTVSSDQMTEKEVRDLAYFTVRPQFGNVPGISLPPTFGGTVRQITVFLDREKMLARGISSGDIVEAVNTQSLLLPAGDVKIGDFDYNLYTNSMIRVVDNMNDIPIKIVNGTPIALRDVGKAVDSTMIQTNVVRIDGRRAVYIPVMKQAGANTLAVVDGVKAALPKLIGLPANLDVKLIFDQSLYIRQSIKTLEDEGLMGGGLACLMVLLFLGSLRYTVIIALAIPLSVTAAFIGLYFTGHTINIMTLGGLALAVGRLVDDAIVVVENTHRHLDMGKSAAQAAGDATSEFALPMLVITITVFLVFLPIAFFTGIIKFLFVPLALAVGYAMMASYVGALSVAPVCLAYLLKGRHHGQPEQPASGLTGLWHRLNLFDPFVARYVMVLRWCLHHKASVIVAVAAIFAGSVMMAPRLSTEFFPKVDAGQFILNVAAPEGTRVEKTEAIVAKIEDLIRQVIPPAELDQIVANIGVPQGWMVLYTPVVGPHQSFMLVSLKREHTIRTDDVVDRLRERLAQELPGLKFSFQTGGIVSDVLNYGLPAPIDIKVSGPNLNEVAETASRIREVVVKVPGTVDVAVRQGMAYPELHLTVDRSKSAYQGLNEQRIVTDVITGLSSNVQLNPGYWIDPKSNNAYFVVTQYPEQFLVKFEDFLNIPLVGTDIEHSGTSSASMSRGSSLALQQTPFPERAAMPQANGNASAPILLRDLIEVTRKNGPETVDHYNLQRTVDVLVDVPGNDLGKVAGLIEQELAKLDLPKDVVVSFKGQVDSMRQALIGFGGGLPLAVVLIYLVMVGLFRSYLDPLVIMFAVPLGLIGVIWMLLLTHTSLNVESLIGTLMMIGIVVSNSVLLVDFANQRLREGAPLEEAVVDAGRLRIRPILMTSLATIIGLAPMALGIGEGSEANMPLARAVIGGLSVSTVMTLLFIPVLHMLARQRSAAHSPTGETADETAA; from the coding sequence GTGGTCCGAGCCTCGCTAAAAAATCCCTATGCCGTGGTGGCGATCAGCCTGATCATCGTCATCCTGGGCGTGGTGTCCTATCAGAAGATGGTCGTGGACATCTTCCCGGAGATCAATCTGCCCGTCGTCGCGGTGGTCACCTTCTACAAAGGCATGGGCCCCTCCGAAATCGAGGGGGCGATCACCCTTCGCCTGGAGCAGCTCTATCTGCAGGCTTCCTACATCGAACACATCGAGTCCCGTTCGCTGCCGGGCGTCAGCCTCATCAAAATCTACTTCCAGCCCTCATACGACGTCAACGCGGCGGTGGCCGAGATCACCAGCCTCACGTACAGCACCCTCCGCTACCTGCCACAAGGCGTCTTTCCGCCGATCATCGTCAAATTCGGCGCGACCAGCCTGCCCATCGCCGACCTGACCGTGAGCAGCGACCAGATGACCGAGAAGGAAGTCCGCGACCTGGCCTACTTCACCGTGCGGCCCCAGTTCGGCAACGTCCCCGGCATCTCCCTGCCTCCGACCTTCGGCGGCACGGTGCGGCAGATCACGGTCTTTCTGGATCGGGAAAAAATGCTGGCCCGGGGCATCTCGTCCGGCGACATCGTGGAGGCGGTGAACACCCAAAGCCTCCTGCTTCCGGCCGGCGACGTGAAGATCGGCGACTTCGACTACAACCTCTACACCAACAGCATGATCCGGGTCGTGGACAACATGAACGACATCCCGATCAAGATCGTGAACGGGACGCCGATCGCGCTGCGGGACGTCGGCAAGGCCGTTGACTCGACCATGATCCAGACGAACGTGGTGCGCATCGACGGGCGGCGCGCGGTCTACATTCCGGTGATGAAACAGGCCGGCGCCAACACCCTGGCGGTCGTCGACGGGGTCAAGGCCGCCCTGCCCAAATTGATCGGCCTTCCCGCCAACCTGGACGTGAAACTGATCTTCGACCAGTCCCTCTACATCCGGCAATCCATCAAGACGCTCGAGGACGAAGGGCTGATGGGCGGCGGCCTGGCCTGCCTGATGGTCCTCCTGTTCCTGGGCAGCCTCCGGTACACCGTCATCATCGCGCTGGCCATTCCCCTCTCGGTCACTGCCGCCTTCATCGGGCTCTATTTCACCGGCCATACCATCAACATCATGACGCTCGGCGGCCTGGCCCTGGCGGTCGGCCGGCTCGTGGACGACGCCATCGTCGTCGTGGAGAACACGCACCGGCATCTGGACATGGGCAAATCCGCCGCCCAGGCGGCCGGCGACGCGACGAGCGAGTTCGCTCTCCCCATGCTGGTGATCACCATTACCGTATTCCTGGTGTTTTTGCCGATCGCCTTCTTCACGGGCATCATCAAGTTCCTGTTCGTCCCCCTGGCCCTGGCCGTGGGCTACGCGATGATGGCCTCCTATGTGGGCGCCCTGAGCGTGGCGCCGGTCTGTCTGGCCTATTTGCTCAAGGGCCGGCATCACGGCCAACCGGAACAACCGGCGTCCGGATTGACGGGCCTGTGGCACAGACTGAACCTGTTCGATCCGTTCGTGGCCCGTTACGTCATGGTGCTGCGCTGGTGCCTGCACCACAAGGCATCGGTGATTGTCGCCGTGGCGGCCATCTTCGCCGGCTCGGTCATGATGGCCCCGCGCCTCTCCACCGAATTTTTCCCCAAGGTGGATGCGGGCCAGTTCATCCTGAACGTCGCCGCGCCGGAAGGCACCAGGGTGGAGAAGACCGAAGCGATCGTGGCCAAGATCGAAGATCTGATCCGCCAGGTGATCCCGCCGGCGGAGCTGGACCAGATCGTCGCCAACATCGGCGTGCCGCAAGGCTGGATGGTGCTCTATACCCCGGTCGTCGGCCCCCACCAATCCTTCATGCTGGTCAGCCTCAAGCGGGAACATACGATACGGACCGACGACGTGGTGGACCGACTCAGGGAACGGCTGGCGCAGGAACTGCCCGGCTTGAAATTTTCCTTCCAGACCGGCGGCATCGTCAGCGACGTCCTGAACTACGGGTTGCCGGCTCCCATCGACATCAAGGTCAGCGGCCCGAACCTCAACGAAGTGGCGGAGACCGCCTCGCGCATTCGGGAGGTCGTCGTCAAGGTTCCGGGCACGGTGGACGTGGCCGTGCGGCAGGGCATGGCCTATCCCGAACTGCACCTGACCGTGGACCGGTCCAAGTCGGCCTACCAAGGCCTCAACGAACAGCGGATCGTCACGGACGTGATCACCGGGCTCAGCTCCAACGTCCAGCTCAACCCGGGTTACTGGATCGACCCCAAGTCCAACAACGCCTACTTCGTCGTGACCCAATACCCGGAACAGTTCCTGGTCAAATTCGAAGACTTCCTGAATATTCCCCTCGTGGGCACCGATATCGAGCACTCGGGGACCTCCAGCGCATCAATGTCCCGCGGCAGTTCCCTGGCTTTGCAGCAGACGCCCTTCCCCGAACGGGCCGCCATGCCGCAAGCCAATGGCAACGCCAGCGCCCCGATCCTCTTGCGCGACCTCATCGAGGTCACGAGGAAGAACGGCCCTGAGACAGTGGACCATTACAATCTCCAGCGCACGGTGGATGTGCTGGTAGACGTGCCGGGCAACGACCTGGGGAAGGTCGCGGGGTTGATCGAGCAGGAACTGGCGAAACTGGACCTGCCCAAAGATGTCGTGGTCTCGTTCAAGGGCCAGGTGGACAGCATGCGACAGGCGCTGATCGGATTCGGCGGAGGCCTACCGCTGGCCGTGGTTCTGATCTACCTCGTGATGGTCGGACTGTTCCGGTCCTACCTGGACCCCCTCGTGATCATGTTCGCCGTTCCGCTGGGCCTCATCGGGGTGATCTGGATGTTGCTGCTCACGCACACGTCGCTCAACGTGGAGTCGCTCATCGGCACCCTCATGATGATCGGGATCGTGGTGTCCAACAGCGTCCTGCTGGTGGATTTCGCCAACCAGCGCCTGCGCGAGGGGGCTCCACTGGAAGAGGCGGTGGTGGACGCGGGCCGCCTTCGCATCCGGCCGATTCTCATGACCTCGCTGGCCACGATCATCGGCCTGGCCCCGATGGCGCTGGGCATCGGCGAGGGCAGCGAGGCGAACATGCCGCTGGCGCGGGCGGTGATCGGAGGCCTCTCCGTGTCCACCGTGATGACCCTGCTCTTTATTCCGGTCCTGCACATGCTCGCCCGGCAGCGGTCTGCCGCCCATTCGCCCACCGGGGAAACAGCTGATGAAACAGCAGCCTGA
- a CDS encoding efflux RND transporter periplasmic adaptor subunit, translated as MKQQPEEQYTDAQPGNGHPHAAREFHVTESDLPGMPPEPPPDPGPGISHLKLTLIAAAILFLVVATLVLLQDQPQTASAPSAEPEAVQTPAGTRLVQVIKPQRRDLTRTLSLPANIAPWYRATLYAKVSGYLKWIGFDKGDEVKKGQVLAVIDAPEVQDQYEQAESDYAIKKLTYERLLSVWKENPDVIAKQDVDVAAAAAEGAKQQMERRRTFLEYTKITAPFAGTITARFADPGAMIQSAISSSTQANPLFTLMDLDTVRVYVSVPQESALLATAGVPALLTIKEMPGVQIKGQITRTTESLDPATRTLLVEIDLPNKDHRLQPGTFVNATLALEQHPNVLTVPPAAIEPPSNGKPKTVVLVENGKVRRVPITTGIDDGSWVEVVDGLTGNEDVIVVGKNNLAEGQAVTASPYALPSGTPAKQKY; from the coding sequence ATGAAACAGCAGCCTGAAGAACAGTATACTGACGCACAACCGGGTAACGGGCATCCCCATGCCGCAAGGGAGTTCCACGTGACGGAATCGGATCTGCCTGGCATGCCTCCCGAACCTCCCCCCGACCCAGGACCGGGCATCAGCCACCTCAAGCTCACGCTGATTGCGGCGGCAATCCTGTTCCTCGTCGTCGCCACGCTGGTGCTCCTTCAGGACCAGCCCCAGACCGCCTCCGCCCCTTCAGCGGAACCGGAAGCCGTCCAGACTCCGGCCGGCACCCGCCTGGTACAGGTCATCAAACCCCAACGGCGTGATCTGACCAGGACGCTCAGCCTCCCGGCCAACATCGCTCCCTGGTATCGGGCCACGCTCTATGCCAAAGTCTCCGGCTACTTGAAGTGGATCGGGTTCGACAAGGGCGACGAGGTCAAGAAAGGCCAGGTGCTGGCCGTGATCGACGCGCCGGAAGTCCAGGACCAGTATGAGCAGGCGGAGTCGGACTACGCCATCAAAAAACTGACCTATGAACGGCTCCTGAGCGTCTGGAAAGAAAATCCCGACGTGATCGCCAAGCAGGACGTGGACGTCGCCGCGGCGGCGGCGGAAGGGGCCAAACAACAGATGGAACGGCGGCGCACCTTCCTGGAGTACACCAAGATCACGGCGCCCTTTGCCGGCACCATCACGGCCCGCTTCGCCGATCCCGGCGCCATGATCCAGTCCGCGATCAGTTCGTCCACCCAGGCCAACCCCCTTTTCACGCTCATGGACCTGGATACCGTCCGGGTCTACGTCAGCGTCCCACAAGAAAGCGCCCTGCTCGCCACGGCCGGCGTGCCCGCACTGCTGACCATCAAGGAAATGCCGGGGGTGCAGATCAAGGGCCAAATCACACGTACGACCGAATCCCTGGACCCGGCGACCCGCACCCTCTTGGTCGAGATCGACTTGCCCAACAAAGACCACCGCCTGCAACCCGGCACATTCGTCAACGCCACGCTTGCGCTCGAACAACACCCGAACGTGCTCACCGTTCCGCCGGCTGCCATCGAACCGCCCTCGAACGGAAAGCCCAAGACCGTGGTCCTCGTGGAGAACGGCAAGGTCCGTCGCGTCCCGATCACCACCGGCATCGACGACGGGAGCTGGGTCGAGGTGGTGGACGGACTGACCGGCAACGAAGACGTCATCGTGGTCGGCAAAAACAACCTTGCCGAAGGACAGGCCGTGACGGCCTCCCCCTACGCGCTTCCGTCCGGCACGCCGGCCAAACAGAAATACTAG
- a CDS encoding TolC family protein, protein MNDELRKSVIHHSAFRIHHSSLPRQKNPGAMAGFAACCLLLFAVNPPTAAPAQADNKASSAAAPAGKASSSTPAPSPAHLLSLTEAIRAGLAQHPSIERAQATSKSAAAETKQDQGRLYPWLEASAAGGTGSIRVLSSDGANIHATGDLASSFRNRSGFHTYGGGRGFALAGALPKHNMNMTTGGLLLNQLITDFGTSAHRILASQATEAATEKEILTSKALVILNIQQAYLTCLMQQRFVEIAAENLATRKLIRDQVQSLYKHQLKAKLDLDLMTVEVENATLALIKARNDLAQAFASLNNAMGVEGPDRYALEPVAIDKGAAPAMAELVEEGLKQRPELLGSQDRLQASQEFLQAVKALHFGDVSAVGTLGITKYGDIHDAGIPSDGVAPLWGFGVSARLPLFTGFKIQNQIVEAGHHKGEAEQELQNLANEVTLQVVKASLGQIASAEQITLEQERTAFAKEAVNLAQARYKLGLSSIVEVVRATTALFDAESRLAEAQYVYKKSQALVAYAAGQEYRKYP, encoded by the coding sequence ATGAATGATGAGCTCAGAAAATCCGTCATTCATCATTCCGCATTCCGCATTCATCATTCATCGTTGCCTCGGCAGAAAAATCCGGGAGCCATGGCGGGCTTCGCCGCCTGCTGCTTGCTGCTCTTCGCGGTCAACCCGCCGACCGCCGCGCCGGCCCAAGCAGACAACAAGGCGAGCTCGGCTGCCGCTCCGGCCGGGAAAGCTTCGAGTTCTACGCCGGCTCCATCTCCCGCGCACCTTCTCAGTCTGACCGAGGCCATTCGGGCCGGCCTGGCACAACACCCGTCGATCGAGCGCGCCCAGGCCACGTCAAAGAGCGCGGCCGCCGAAACCAAACAGGATCAGGGACGGCTGTATCCCTGGCTCGAAGCCTCCGCGGCGGGCGGCACCGGCTCGATTCGTGTGTTGAGCAGCGACGGCGCCAACATCCATGCAACCGGCGACTTGGCCTCCAGTTTCCGCAATCGGAGCGGATTTCACACCTACGGAGGCGGGCGCGGCTTTGCCCTGGCCGGCGCCCTGCCCAAACACAACATGAACATGACGACGGGCGGGTTGCTGTTGAACCAACTGATCACGGATTTTGGGACCAGCGCTCACCGCATCCTGGCCAGCCAGGCGACGGAAGCGGCGACGGAAAAAGAAATTCTGACGAGCAAGGCCCTGGTCATCCTGAACATCCAACAGGCCTACCTCACCTGCCTCATGCAGCAACGTTTCGTCGAGATCGCCGCCGAAAACCTAGCCACACGCAAGCTCATTCGGGACCAAGTCCAGAGCCTGTACAAGCATCAACTGAAGGCCAAGCTGGATCTGGACCTCATGACGGTCGAAGTCGAGAATGCAACCCTCGCCTTGATCAAAGCCAGGAACGACCTGGCACAAGCCTTTGCCTCCCTGAACAACGCCATGGGGGTCGAAGGGCCTGATCGCTATGCTCTGGAACCGGTGGCCATCGACAAGGGGGCGGCGCCGGCAATGGCCGAACTGGTGGAGGAAGGTCTCAAACAGCGGCCCGAACTCCTGGGCAGCCAGGATCGGCTTCAGGCCAGTCAGGAATTTCTCCAGGCGGTCAAGGCGCTCCATTTTGGCGATGTGTCGGCGGTCGGCACCCTCGGGATCACGAAATATGGGGATATCCATGATGCCGGTATTCCCTCCGACGGAGTGGCGCCCTTGTGGGGCTTCGGGGTCTCGGCCCGCCTGCCGCTGTTCACCGGCTTCAAGATCCAAAACCAGATCGTCGAGGCGGGACACCACAAGGGTGAGGCGGAACAAGAGCTGCAGAACCTCGCGAACGAAGTGACGCTCCAGGTCGTCAAGGCATCCCTGGGCCAGATCGCAAGCGCCGAGCAGATCACCCTGGAGCAGGAACGCACGGCCTTTGCCAAGGAGGCGGTGAACCTGGCGCAAGCCCGGTACAAACTCGGGCTCAGTTCCATCGTGGAGGTTGTCCGGGCGACGACCGCGCTGTTCGACGCGGAATCCAGGCTCGCCGAAGCCCAGTATGTCTACAAGAAAAGCCAAGCCTTGGTGGCCTACGCCGCCGGGCAGGAATACCGGAAGTATCCGTGA
- a CDS encoding TolC family protein, which translates to MNRSHGIRNSILAIGLLICLWSGTTTLAADTPSPAPTVTQTPVPPGSPRLTWDEAIKSGVAQHPLIQAAHHGVLGSEAVGKQIASVNYPQVSGMLSNSLGNTRVLSNFGISGSLPKPTNYMTDPGARVDLLITDFGRTAHKILASQSLTASAEKQVLTVKALVILNVEQAYLACLKQQRLVTVTRDVLAERRLIREQAESLFHHQVRSKLDLDFASVEAAKAELDFIKAQNDLQAAFAALNQAMGRQEPVQYVLEEVRPSLSSAPPLEPLFKEALDRRPELLGSKDRVQAAEEALKAAHALNYGSISAIGAAGYAWWARQEVVNAKGNPNNPGAQLGWWGAGFSSTTPLFTGFRIEAEVEQAEANKGIARATTRVIANDVVLEVAKAYLNRLTAEQQIAVAQDRVAHAREALTLARERYKAGLASILDVTTAAADLLTAETGLAEAQYGYLAGNSALAYATGVEYGKY; encoded by the coding sequence ATGAACCGATCACATGGCATACGAAACAGCATCCTGGCGATCGGGCTGCTGATCTGCCTCTGGTCCGGCACAACGACCCTCGCCGCCGACACGCCCTCTCCCGCACCGACCGTCACGCAAACTCCGGTTCCGCCCGGTTCACCAAGGTTGACCTGGGATGAGGCCATCAAAAGCGGCGTCGCCCAGCATCCGCTGATCCAGGCGGCGCACCATGGGGTGCTGGGATCAGAAGCGGTCGGCAAGCAAATCGCCTCGGTGAACTATCCGCAAGTCTCCGGCATGTTGTCCAACTCGCTCGGCAACACCCGCGTCCTGTCCAATTTCGGCATTTCCGGATCGCTGCCTAAGCCCACGAACTACATGACCGACCCGGGGGCTCGCGTGGATCTGCTGATCACCGACTTCGGACGCACCGCCCACAAAATCCTGGCCAGCCAATCGCTCACGGCTTCGGCCGAGAAACAGGTCCTGACGGTCAAGGCCCTCGTCATCCTGAATGTCGAACAGGCCTATCTGGCCTGCCTGAAACAACAGCGGCTGGTGACCGTCACACGCGACGTATTGGCGGAGCGGCGGCTGATCCGGGAGCAGGCCGAGTCTCTCTTCCACCATCAAGTGCGATCCAAGCTGGATCTCGACTTTGCATCAGTCGAAGCGGCCAAGGCCGAGTTGGATTTCATCAAGGCGCAGAACGACCTCCAAGCCGCGTTCGCCGCCTTGAACCAGGCGATGGGCCGGCAGGAGCCGGTCCAGTATGTGCTGGAAGAAGTCCGCCCATCGCTATCGTCCGCGCCGCCGCTCGAACCCCTGTTCAAAGAAGCACTCGACCGGCGTCCGGAACTGCTGGGCAGCAAGGACCGAGTCCAGGCGGCGGAGGAGGCGCTGAAAGCGGCCCACGCATTGAACTATGGAAGCATTTCGGCCATCGGTGCAGCCGGGTATGCCTGGTGGGCCCGTCAGGAAGTGGTCAATGCCAAGGGCAACCCGAATAACCCAGGCGCACAGCTCGGCTGGTGGGGCGCCGGTTTTTCCTCCACAACCCCGCTGTTCACCGGCTTCCGCATTGAGGCCGAGGTCGAACAGGCCGAGGCGAATAAGGGAATCGCCCGGGCCACGACGCGGGTGATCGCCAACGACGTGGTGCTTGAAGTGGCCAAAGCCTATCTGAACCGGCTCACAGCCGAGCAACAGATCGCCGTGGCGCAGGACCGGGTCGCTCATGCACGTGAAGCGCTGACGCTGGCGCGCGAACGGTACAAGGCCGGCCTGGCCTCCATCTTGGACGTGACGACCGCCGCCGCCGACCTTTTGACTGCGGAAACCGGCTTGGCCGAGGCCCAATACGGCTACCTGGCCGGCAATTCCGCTTTGGCCTATGCAACTGGCGTGGAATACGGGAAGTACTGA
- a CDS encoding TolC family protein: MRPIVNSKLNIQHLTFIRLLPVMLAVALPVVVAAAEETTHPMPKAVGAFLGYKTAIQIGLEQHPLVKKSQESALAADALTQQAKAKYYPQIDAYAIQTGGNVRPLSAFNIAGAQNKPTSYIQNAGMIADQMIYDFGQTAHTVLAERANQAAAEKNVLTHKALVILTVQQAYLDCLRQKRLVQVAEQTVKERGVFRDHIALLHKRQLKSKLDLDLISVELRNAEVLLVQANNNLRSAFAALNNAMGVRGPDGYTLEDVPVILSSVDTLEALTQAGLSQRPELLNSADRIRSSEERLKSAQSLYLPTISAAGMGGVIHFSDAPTNQDPGATPGFTQTWWGAAATLSLPLFTGFLIENKVAEARQQKYKEEQKKTELSNKVVLEVTEAYLTLQTAKQQTKVAEQEVATARNALALAGERYRLGLASIVDLTTATTSLISAEVQLADTNYALQASAAAVAFATGTGYREF, encoded by the coding sequence ATGCGCCCGATCGTCAATTCAAAATTGAACATTCAACATTTAACATTCATCCGGCTGCTGCCGGTCATGCTGGCCGTCGCCCTACCCGTCGTCGTTGCTGCCGCAGAGGAGACAACTCACCCCATGCCCAAGGCCGTCGGCGCATTCCTGGGGTACAAGACCGCGATCCAGATCGGGCTCGAACAACATCCCTTGGTGAAAAAATCCCAGGAGTCCGCCCTAGCCGCGGACGCGCTGACGCAGCAAGCCAAGGCCAAATACTACCCGCAAATCGACGCGTACGCGATTCAGACCGGTGGAAATGTCCGCCCCCTCAGCGCGTTCAACATCGCGGGCGCCCAAAACAAACCGACCTCCTACATCCAGAACGCCGGTATGATCGCGGACCAGATGATCTACGATTTCGGCCAGACTGCCCATACCGTCCTGGCGGAGCGGGCCAACCAGGCGGCGGCCGAGAAGAATGTCCTCACCCACAAGGCCCTCGTGATCCTGACCGTGCAACAGGCCTACCTCGACTGTCTCCGCCAGAAGCGCCTGGTGCAAGTCGCCGAGCAGACCGTCAAGGAACGCGGCGTGTTCCGCGATCACATCGCCCTGCTGCACAAAAGACAATTAAAATCCAAGCTGGATCTGGATCTGATTTCCGTCGAATTGCGGAACGCGGAAGTCCTCCTGGTCCAAGCCAACAATAATCTCCGTTCCGCCTTCGCCGCGCTGAATAACGCGATGGGTGTTCGAGGACCGGATGGTTACACACTCGAAGATGTACCGGTCATTCTCTCTTCGGTCGACACACTGGAGGCCCTCACCCAGGCAGGGCTCTCACAACGACCCGAGTTGCTGAACAGCGCAGATCGGATCCGCTCGTCGGAAGAGCGGCTCAAATCCGCCCAGTCGCTTTACCTGCCGACCATTTCGGCCGCCGGCATGGGCGGCGTCATCCATTTCAGCGATGCCCCGACCAACCAAGACCCCGGCGCAACTCCCGGCTTTACCCAGACCTGGTGGGGTGCTGCCGCCACGCTCTCCCTCCCCCTCTTCACCGGTTTCCTGATCGAGAACAAGGTCGCCGAAGCCCGTCAGCAAAAATACAAGGAAGAACAAAAGAAGACGGAATTGTCCAATAAGGTGGTGCTGGAGGTGACCGAGGCCTACCTGACCCTGCAGACAGCCAAGCAGCAGACCAAGGTGGCCGAGCAGGAAGTGGCCACCGCCAGGAACGCGCTGGCGTTAGCCGGTGAGCGCTACCGTCTGGGACTGGCCTCGATCGTGGATCTCACCACCGCCACCACATCGCTCATCTCTGCGGAAGTACAGCTCGCCGACACCAACTATGCCCTCCAGGCCAGTGCCGCCGCCGTCGCCTTCGCGACCGGGACTGGCTACCGGGAGTTTTAA
- a CDS encoding TolC family protein encodes MSYLWLKPLVWLGLSVVSAVGFVTGVCADEGASLSYTLDAVIDLALERNPAIAGAASVMEQNHGQQIAAGAYPNPSVGGYSGRGLLQDTGRAGIGNDPNTVRSITEYNVTVGQPIEWPAKRAARQRAAEAGVAGAGAGLEEARLNLIAEVKLVFYQLLLAQRQSDTAEQNLVMAKDVLRIVKSRVAAGDATPFEAMKANVEVMKANLAVTRSRNAVRVARVGLDTVTAGALGRTFVVKGDFETFRQRTDASALTTLAFERHPTLRRQRSLVEQADHTVDRERQSRVPDLTVNGGYWREIGREAFGGGVSLPIPFWYQRQGEVATAMGAKHRVEAELLRTQNELGRAIQQDFQDARTAAEQIDLFEKELLKQAQETLRIAQFSFQQGASGLLDVLDAQRVYRQIQLDYVQARYELSIALARLERATGGTL; translated from the coding sequence ATGTCGTACCTATGGTTGAAGCCTCTCGTGTGGCTTGGCTTGTCAGTTGTCTCTGCCGTCGGATTTGTGACGGGTGTTTGCGCAGATGAGGGCGCCTCCCTTTCTTACACCCTCGATGCCGTGATCGACCTGGCTCTGGAACGCAACCCCGCCATCGCCGGCGCCGCAAGCGTCATGGAACAAAACCATGGCCAACAGATTGCTGCCGGTGCATACCCCAATCCCAGCGTCGGTGGCTATAGCGGGCGTGGGCTCTTGCAGGACACGGGACGCGCAGGGATTGGGAATGATCCCAACACGGTCCGCTCGATCACCGAATACAACGTCACGGTCGGTCAGCCGATAGAATGGCCGGCCAAGCGTGCGGCTCGCCAACGCGCGGCCGAGGCGGGGGTGGCCGGAGCCGGAGCCGGGCTGGAGGAAGCGCGACTCAACTTGATTGCCGAGGTCAAGCTGGTGTTCTACCAACTGCTCCTGGCACAGCGGCAGTCCGACACAGCGGAGCAGAATCTCGTCATGGCGAAGGACGTGCTGCGGATCGTCAAGAGCCGGGTGGCAGCCGGAGACGCCACGCCGTTCGAGGCCATGAAGGCCAACGTGGAAGTGATGAAGGCCAATCTCGCGGTGACTCGATCGCGGAATGCCGTTCGTGTGGCGCGTGTCGGGCTGGACACGGTGACGGCGGGGGCACTGGGTCGGACTTTCGTCGTCAAAGGGGACTTCGAAACCTTCCGTCAGCGCACAGATGCCAGCGCCCTGACGACGTTGGCCTTCGAACGGCATCCAACCCTCAGGCGTCAACGGTCGTTGGTGGAGCAAGCCGATCACACCGTCGATCGGGAACGGCAGTCCAGGGTGCCGGACCTGACGGTGAATGGCGGCTACTGGCGGGAGATCGGACGGGAAGCCTTCGGGGGCGGTGTGAGCCTCCCGATCCCGTTCTGGTATCAACGGCAAGGTGAAGTGGCGACTGCGATGGGAGCGAAGCATCGAGTGGAGGCCGAGCTGCTCCGTACCCAGAACGAGCTGGGGCGTGCGATCCAGCAGGATTTTCAGGACGCACGGACGGCGGCGGAGCAGATCGACCTCTTTGAGAAGGAGCTTCTCAAGCAGGCACAGGAAACCCTTCGGATCGCCCAGTTCAGTTTTCAGCAGGGGGCTTCCGGCCTGCTGGATGTCCTGGATGCGCAACGGGTCTACCGCCAGATCCAGCTCGACTATGTACAGGCCCGCTATGAACTCTCGATCGCGCTGGCCCGGCTGGAACGTGCCACGGGTGGAACACTATGA